A region from the Rhizoctonia solani chromosome 13, complete sequence genome encodes:
- a CDS encoding kinesin family protein — translation MAHPELFKSFDIGGPILKQSFIDAGFGCNNPLAHVLEEVKRLHPGRHVSTILSIGTGHTSTIQIPDGSVFRQFLPTAAIGAMKGITEDAEKVAEEMAKRFNSTDGIYFRLSVDQGLQSIEVDKWDQLDEVAEHTHAYMKIQTVTQTIDKAAESIHLRRNNLPAVQINGEIQVAIQRAEGPGTLSTIRRCPAPSPMFAGCEHKLRMTESCIMGAGRELKVCIVHGLGGAGKTQMVLKVIERTYDKWKEIIYIDASTRESIEAGLQEVATAKKLGDTHRSTLQWLESYREPWLLVLDNADNPSVSIRDYIPRGNHGSVIITTRLSGMATLARGQNSECNISSMDPEDALNLLLKCARLNDQKLSPKEEESSRELVKELGYFALAIVQAGSFIGHSPHMSITRYRSLLGGEQRSALEAYRKLPAAVKADSYGHTVYTAWLMCYNGIGPLSQQLLWLIAHLHHTGITVDIFRRAAISIVAYNPRLPTTKLENLAQKKLQKFLGAFINSEGEWEELLFAQVIHEIVSRSLLEYDRMNQAYRIHALVQDWVRTVVPYEHDLAAKCAEMLLSISVGGCTDDTMDAIVFRMSIGLHIDKVVWSSLERVGVEHALNFSRVYASRGQWRQAEQLQIIAQKALRQALGDEHPDTLTSMHEVGRARSHMGQYEDARAIHAQVLRIRKRVLGSDHLDTLETMNNLAIAYSHLGRSEDARALHVQVLHKRRRVLGSDHPDTLATMNNIAIAYSYLGRYEDARALHTQVRHRRERVLGRDHPDTLATMNNLANAYSYLGRHEDARALHAQVLRRRERVLGRDHPDTLRSMNNLANSYIGPGRYGDARALYIQVLQRRERVLGSDHPDTLATMNNLANAYSNLGRYNDARALYAQVLDARKRVLGSDHRDTLSTMNKLAKACSHLGRYDDPRALSAQVLNTRKQVPGSDHPDTLTTTNTLRQSHPPLRGTH, via the exons ATGGCCCATCCGGAACTGTTCAAGAGCTTCGACATCGGCGGTCCAATTCTGAAACAGTCGTTTATTGACGCAGGGTTCGGATGCAACAACCCTCTTGCTCATGTTCTGGAAGAAGTAAAGAGACTACACCCAGGACGACATGTATCAACCATCCTAAGCATAGGCACCGGTCATACAAGTACGATACAGATCCCAGATGGGTCAGTATTCCGCCAATTCCTACCGACAGCTGCGATCGGGGCAATGAAGGGAATCACAGAGGATGCAGAGAAGGTGGCGGAGGAGATGGCAAAGCGGTTCAACTCGACGGATGGCATTTATTTTCGACTTAGCGTTGATCAGGGACTGCAGAGTATTGAGGTAGACAAATGGGACCAATTGGACGAGGTGGCAGAACATACCCACGCATACATGAAGATACAAACAGTTACGCAAACAATCGATAAAGCAGCGGAATCAATACACCTAAGGAGGAACAATTTACCTGCGGTTCAGATAA ATGGCGAGATCCAAGTCGCAATACAGCGCGCCGAAGGTCCTGGCACCCTCTCCACTATTCGACGTTGCCCGGCACCGTCGCCCATGTTTGCGGGGTGCGAGCATAAGCTGCGCATGACCGAGTCGTGTATCATGGGAGCTGGCAGGGAGCTCAAGGTTTGCATCGTTCATGGGCTTGGAGGGGCTGGCAAGACACAGATGGTACTCAAAGTGATCGAAAGGACGTAtgacaaatggaaagagATCATATACATCGACGCAAGCACCCGTGAATCCATCGAAGCCGGACTACAAGAGGTGGCCACGGCCAAGAAGCTCGGAGACACGCATCGATCTACACTTCAGTGGCTTGAGTCGTACCGTGAGCCATGGCTGCTTGTGCTCGACAACGCAGATAACCCATCGGTCTCGATTCGTGACTACATCCCTCGAGGCAATCACGGTAGCGTAATCATCACCACCCGGCTATCTGGCATGGCTACACTTGCACGAGGGCAAAACTCTGAGTGCAACATATCAAGTATGGACCCGGAAGATGCGCTAAATTTGCTGCTCAAGTGTGCGCGTCTAAATGACCAGAAGCTATCGCCGAAAGAAGAAGAGAGCTCCAGAGAGCTGGTTAAA GAGCTTGGCTACTTTGCACTTGCAATAGTACAGGCTGGGTCTTTTATCGGGCATTCGCCTCATATGTCAATCACCAGATACAGGTCTCTGCTTGGGGGTGAACAACGAAGCGCACTAGAAGCCTATCGCAAACTACCTGCCGCAGTCAAGGCCGACAGCTATGGACACACGGTGTATACAGCCTGGCTGATGTGCTACAATGGCATCGGACCTCTTTCTCAACAACTTCTGTGGCTAATTGCGCACTTGCATCACACCGGAATCACCGTCGACATTTTTCGAAGAGCGGCCATCAGTATCGTGGCATATAATCCTAGGCTACCCACTACCAAGCTTGAAAATTTAGCACAAAAGAAGCTACAAAAGTTTTTAGGCGCATTCATAAACTCGGAAGGTGAATGGGAAGAACTCCTATTCGCACAGGTTATCCACGAGATCGTATCGCGCTCGCTACTGGAGTACGACCGTATGAATCAAGCTTATCGCATTCATGCACTTGTGCAAGACTGGGTCCGCACGGTAGTACCATATGAACACGATCTGGCAGCAAAATGTGCGGAGATGTTGCTCTCGATATCGGTCGGTGGGTGTACGGATGACACTATGGATGCCATTGTATTCCGAATGAGTATTGGACTTCATATCGACAAAGTAGTTTGGAGTAGCCTTGAAAGGGTTGGGGTAGAGCACGCATTAAATTTCTCTAGGGTGTATGCGAGTAGAGGACAGTGGAGGCAGGCCGAGCAGCTACAGATCATCGCTCAAAAGGCTCTCAGGCAGGCTTTGGGTGACGAGCACCCGGATACACTGACGTCCATGCATGAAGTGGGACGAGCTCGCTCGCATATGGGGCAATACGAAGATGCAAGAGCAATTCATGCCCAGGTGCTACGCATACGAAAAAGAGTGCTAGGCAGCGACCATCTCGATACACTGGAAAccatgaacaaccttgcgATTGCTTACTCTCACCTAGGCCGAAGCGAGGACGCAAGAGCATTGCATGTCCAGGTGCTACACAAGCGGAGACGAGTGCTGGGCAGCGATCATCCCGATACACTGGCAACCATGAATAACATTGCAATCGCTTATTCCTACCTGGGCAGATACGAGGACGCGAGAGCATTGCACACCCAGGTGCGACACAGGCGCGAGCGAGTACTAGGCAGAGACCATCCCGATACACTAGCAACCATGAACAACCTCGCAAACGCTTATTCATACCTGGGACGACACGAGGACGCAAGGGCGCTACATGCCCAAGTGCTACGCAGACGGGAGCGGGTGCTGGGCAGAGATCATCCCGACACACTGAGAAgcatgaacaaccttgcgAATTCTTACATCGGGCCGGGCCGATACGGGGACGCAAGAGCACTGTACATCCAGGTATTACAAAGACGGGAGCGAGTGCTCGGCAGCGACCATCCCGATACACTGGCAACCATGAATAACCTTGCAAACGCTTACTCCAACCTGGGTCGATACAATGATGCAAGAGCACTTTATGCCCAGGTGCTAGATGCGCGGAAGCGAGTGCTAGGCAGCGACCACCGTGATACACTGTCGACTATGAATAAGCTTGCAAAGGCCTGCTCTCATCTAGGCCGGTACGATGACCCAAGAGCACTGAGCGCCCAGGTGCTAAACACACGGAAGCAAGTGCCGGGCAGCGACCATCCCGACACACTAACAACCACAAACACATTACGCCAAAGCCATCCGCCGCTTCGCGGAACTCATTAG
- a CDS encoding glucosamine-6-phosphate isomerases/6-phosphogluconolactonase, whose protein sequence is MFQAVGEYIGKYIAQRINDFEPTPEKPFVLGLPTGSSPIPTYKYLIKLVKEGKLSFKNVVTFNMDEYVGLPEDHPESYHTFMFREFFSHVDIDPKNVHILDGNAPDLIKECKAYEEAIKKAGGIELFLGGIGEDGHIAFNEPGSSLASRTRIKTLAYDTILANSRFFGNDLSKVPRMALTVGVATVLESREVVVVVTGLRKSLALSKAIEEGVNHLWTLSALQMHPWSLIVCDEDATAELHVKTVKYFKSIEMVQQEVEKAHAKDEAQGVGNMDALGPLGPSELAPGRHIAWNQCWIACFPETLHDLTVAISRSFISTAKKKARIFDFVDITATVKLLTTTTEIMMTTDVAFAVAQSEVR, encoded by the exons ATGTTTCAGGCCGTGGGAGAATACATCGGAAAATACATTGCTCAAAG AATCAATGACTTCGAGCCAACCCCCGAGAAACCATTTGTTCTTGGACTTCCAACCGGCTCAAGTCCGATACCGACATACAAATACTTGATTAAGCTGGTCAAGGAGGGGAAACTTAG CTTCAAAAATGTGGTGACTTTCAATATGGATGAATATGTTGGGTTACCCGAGGATCACCCTGAGTCATACCACACCTTCAT GTTCCGAGAGTTCTTCTCTCATG TTGATATTGATCCCAAAAACGTCCATATTCTCGACGGAAATGCTCCCGACCTCATTAAAGAATGTAAAGCATACGAAGAGGCTATTAAGAAGGCTGGCGGAATTGAGCTCTTCTTGGGCGGAATCGGAGAAGACGGTCATATTGCATTCAACGAGCCAG GTTCTTCTTTGGCGTCTCGTACCCGGATCAAGACTCTTGCATACGATACTATTCTGGCCAATTCTCGCTTCTTCGGGAATGACCTATCTAAGGTGCCGAGGATGGCCCTAACTGTTGGTGTGGCTACTGTATTGGAATCTCGTGAAGTCGTGGTTGTTGTCACAGGACTTAGGAAAAGCTTGGCACTGAGCAAGGCGATTG AGGAGGGTGTGAATCATTTG TGGACTTTGTCTGCTCTACAAATGCACCCATGGTCTTTGATTGTCTGTGATGAAGATGCAACAGCTGAATTGCATGTCAAGACGGTCAAATACTTCAAGTCCATTGAGATGGTACAACAAGAAGTAGAAAAGGCACATGCCAAGGACGAGGCTCAAGGGGTTGGTAACATGGA CGCCCTCGGCCCGCTAGGACCCTCAGAACTAGCGCCAGGTCGACATATCGCGTGGAATCAATGCTGGATAGCATGCTTTCCGGAAACATTGCACGATTTG ACGGTGGCTATTTCAAGGTCTTTCATTTCGACGGCCAAGAAAAAGGCTCGTATATTTGATTTTGTGGATATTACCGCAACGGTCAAACTTCTCACAACCACTACCGAAATCATGATGACTACTGACGTCGCGTTCGCCGTGGCTCAATCAGAGGTTCGGTGA
- a CDS encoding Tyrosine kinase domain-containing protein, translating to MHRIRKRISKLFGGKSSSSSKTSSPPRPSSLVSHSTTPSHSGDGRVVPTNPSGGGVPAIEVHAASSESLPAQPSRSRASSASHVPTPENETRALASLGVQCTLSLAQAVAEIAPVPCIGSLVGCLTAVFQAVERTRVNKDQWKLLQGRCVMVMRIAGAQVMNNGHHHYPGLEEAAKLLEETLNKIEERAQHYNQMNEVLNFLLYQDISDEIQSLFGDLDACLGMFSYATDIAQSQWISEFRAVQKQESQQLEHLKNELGRMDMKIDTIGRSSEQILQNTSKVVDALQRVLDDKSSILQAPATTTAATFDDAQRIVRTILAVTKLQLPPKLLLGRQCIPDTNIPIKTGITCDVYLASFLVGEKVAKKVFRIGMSDKAYVQKYATRFLRIASLWSDLRSDYTLPFYGIGMESFEQNDHFQLYMVSPLMKNFDAMTYLSKYRNNAGMKKNILRIITDAAKGLQYLHNRSPPVVHSGMRGDNVLITDSGGAVLGGFGLTKALESVENTSLPPAVMTGRTESQRWLAPEMFEDDPPLRTPCDVWGWAMAALEIVSGSIPYHMHKQAMNIILKVNQGPPRRRDHPGFDIYAYRPDEMWTLLERCWAKEPENRPSMDEVVADLKKIGGMEERRA from the exons ATGCATCGGATACGCAAAAGAATAAGCAAGTTATTTG GTGGCaaatcctcttcctcttccaaaaCCAGTAGTCCTCCACGGCCATCCTCGCTTGTTTCTCATTCCACCACACCATCACACTCAGGCGATGGTCGCGTTGTACCCACGAATCCTTCTGGTGGAGGGGTACCAGCTATCGAAGTCCACGCGGCAAGCTCCGAGTCGCTTCCAGCCCAACCGTCTCGTTCCCGTGCGTCATCTGCATCCCACGTCCCTACTCCCGAGAACGAAACTCGGGCGCTTGCCTCGCTCGGTGTGCAATGCACGCTCTCTTTGGCGCAAGCGGTGGCCGAGATTGCACCTGTGCCTTGTATTGGATCGTTAGTAGGATGCTTGACTGCTGTATTTCAGGCTGTGGAGCGCACACGAGTAAACAA GGATCAATGGAAACTGTTACAGGGCAGATGTGTGATGGTAATGCGTATTGCCGGAGCGCAAGTAATGAATAACGGACATCATCACTATCCTGGGCTTGAAGAAGCTGCGAAACTACTCGAAGA AACTCTCAACAAGATCGAAGAACGCGCTCAACACTACAACCAAATGAATGAGGTTCTCAATTTCCTATTATATCAAGACATTAGCGACGAAATCCAGTCGCTGTTTGGTGACCTTGACGCGTGCCTTGGCATGTTCTCT TATGCGACTGACATTGCCCAATCCCAATGGATTTCAGAGTTTCGAGCGGTGCAAAAGCAGGAGTCGCAGCAGCTCGAACATCTCAAAAATGAACTGGGAAGAATGGACATGAAGATAGATACGATCGGAAGAAGCTCTGAGCAAATACTACAGAACACAAGCAAGGTGGTCGATGCTCTCCAGCGAGTACTCGACGACAAGTCTTCG ATTCTGCAAGCCCCAGCTACAACCACTGCCGCCACATTCGACGACGCACAACGCATCGTTCGTACTATCCTTGCAGTCACCAAGCTCCAGCTACCTCCCAAGCTCCTGCTCGGCCGACAATGTATACCCGACACTAACATCCCGATCAAAACTGGGATCACTTGTGACGTCTACTTGGCGTCATTTCTCGTGGGAGAGAAAGTAGCGAAGAAGGTGTTCAGGATTGGGATGTCGGACAAGGCATATGTCCAAAAGTATGCGACGCGGTTCTTGCGGATTGCAAGTCTATGGTCTGACCTCCGGTCGGACTATACGTTGCCATTCTACGGAATTGGGATGGAGTCGTTTGAGCAGAATGATCACTTCCAGTT GTATATGGTGTCGCCGCTGATGAAAAACTTTGATGCT ATGACGTACCTTAGCAAGTACAGAAACAACGCAGGAATGAAGAAGAACATACTACGAATA ATCACCGACGCAGCCAAGGGGCTTCAATATTTACATAACCGTAGCCCGCCGGTTGTTCACTCCGGAATGAGGGGAGATAACGTACTGATCACGGACAGTGGAGGTGCAGTTCTTGGCGGATTTGGACTTACAAAG GCGTTGGAAAGTGTTGAGAATACCAGCCTTCCTCCGGCTGTCATGACGGGCAGGACCGAGTCGCAGCGCTGGCTG GCGCCAGAGATGTTCGAGGATGACCCTCCGCTGAGGACACCTTGTGATGTGTGGGGATG GGCTATGGCTGCTCTTGAG ATCGTCAGCGGCAGCATACCATATCATATGCACAAGCAAGCTATGAACATCATTCTAAAGGTCAACCAAGGTCCGCCAAGGCGCAGAGACCATCCGGGATTCGACATATACGCGTATCGACCTGACGAAATGTGGACGCTGCTAGAAAGGTGTTGGGCGAAAGAACCTGAGAACAGGCCAAGTATGGACGAGGTAGTTGCAGACCTAAAGAAGATAGGAGGGATGGAGGAACGGAGGGCCTAG
- a CDS encoding ATPase codes for MNSPAVDRLHVEILAHIFWLVYSSNHYISSSREHEDGHLIEMEFPRQSETISHVCSTWRRVALAEPSLWSHMSIPINRNVDQQLLACTKAYAQRTCHHPLQIHLYYRENIWMEHPFHAHLAKYGNIRKLKFTEAVVAPIGSRLFDIFMLYDRQVHFSAIEHFLTNCITGTLINYVTRVGIPREQLFIGPNNSETSHGLVNTLGLPESQLESQWRSMKFLDVRGLCILWTSGLYHGLVDFRLGSNVSEMTELELVEILRVCPNLRTLHLMNQIHIPLLRGFPAIEGVPVTLKELEVLNIQDLEAWGIENGEILRWIQPGSRPLQFTYLGTSTEALARFFGRSNVTKFFQRGWDLGTLLEVLRMATRIQTLVLDAFEFEVDTITALVHPVNEEQMIIGPVPVRIDRLYLFGFEKLALADIQEAINQFSVKELFLWKCRLLCPSKTGPKIYENVDSIREWLSSIENCPLVEYLTGDTQPIDPENWK; via the coding sequence ATGAATTCACCAGCTGTTGACCGACTTCATGTCGAAATCCTTGCCCATATTTTCTGGCTGGTATACTCTTCGAACCACTACATTTCATCATCGCGTGAACATGAGGATGGACATCTTATAGAGATGGAATTCCCCAGACAATCCGAGACAATATCTCACGTATGCTCAACATGGCGACGCGTTGCTCTCGCCGAGCCATCTCTTTGGTCACACATGAGCATTCCTATTAATAGAAATGTCGACCAGCAGCTCCTCGCTTGCACTAAGGCCTACGCTCAACGGACATGTCACCATCCTCTCCAAATCCACTTATACTATAGAGAGAATATATGGATGGAACATCCCTTTCACGCGCACTTGGCCAAATATGGAAATATACGCAAACTCAAGTTTACAGAGGCCGTCGTTGCACCTATCGGCTCGCGGCTATTCGACATCTTTATGTTATATGATCGTCAGGTCCACTTCTCAGCCATAGAGCATTTTCTCACCAATTGTATAACTGGAACGCTCATAAACTACGTTACACGAGTGGGAATTCCGCGGGAGCAACTCTTCATCGGACCTAACAACTCCGAAACCTCACATGGCCTGGTCAACACTCTAGGCCTTCCCGAATCACAGCTGGAAAGCCAGTGGCGTTCCATGAAGTTCCTGGACGTTAGAGGATTATGTATACTCTGGACGAGTGGGCTATACCATGGTCTCGTAGACTTTCGACTAGGGAGCAACGTTTCCGAAATGACTGAACTTGAGTTGGTCGAAATTTTGAGAGTATGCCCAAACCTGCGTACACTTCATCTCATGAATCAGATACATATTCCACTCCTGCGCGGCTTTCCAGCTATAGAGGGAGTTCCTGTGACGCTCAAAGAGCTCGAGGTGCTGAATATTCAAGACTTGGAAGCATGGGGCATTGAAAATGGCGAGATTTTGCGGTGGATACAGCCTGGCTCTAGGCCTTTGCAGTTTACATATCTTGGAACATCAACAGAGGctctcgcacgattttttgGACGCTCCAACGTGACAAAGTTCTTTCAGCGTGGGTGGGATTTAGGTACTCTACTTGAGGTGCTACGTATGGCTACCCGAATTCAGACACTGGTGCTCGATGCCTTCGAGTTCGAAGTTGACACTATCACAGCTCTGGTCCACCCGGTGAACGAAGAACAAATGATCATTGGTCCTGTTCCGGTCCGTATCGATCGACTGTACCTGTTTGGATTTGAGAAACTCGCGCTTGCTGATATCCAAGAGGCGATCAACCAGTTCTCAGTGAAGGAGCTGTTTCTTTGGAAGTGCCGTTTGCTGTGTCCGTCGAAAACTGGGCCGAAGATCTATGAGAACGTGGATAGTATTCGGGAGTGGCTATCCAGTATTGAGAATTGCCCTCTTGTCGAGTATCTCACTGGTGATACACAACCCATCGATCCTGAAAACTGGAAATAG
- a CDS encoding F-box-like protein, which yields MIHINSLPSEVLAHIFELGTASPENDFGQENFPSLVSLVCQSWRTLALDTPTLWNNLTLDSKELPPFTKTRTYITRSKGTPLNVYLDFSSRAQPDLVKAVLDVILPEIARWRHLIIVVPNFDIMYSAVEMIGDAFKPYKTMAPNLEVLRLYGPPEFDPTQPEPRDLPPPISIFGPTHVDPDDEDEFDPTPRLRDVVFCGIPVNWGTFLPSNLEQLQLSLHSGSRQPTFTQFARLVTGSPKLHTLILNASGPTILPHGHTEPLRVDLPYLKSLTLDCFDPEYVERLLARVCTPSLDELSLADASGDSSRVFEMLAIGRGSNTDAVGRSVGVGAHNWAAQASTLSMVAGSTLSLNGYLGSTFSVVGAGSSASIDSTSSASSTAAFPRLTTLKISSVECTPAAFRQLVRGLPNLTNVKLDARDADPEVLCTLAETESDNESEIDPEDMVPPRPTFHPTFPNMRGSALERICPRLQTISCTGVPGRVIREFVARRIKARVPIRKVRVCVASSGDGDEENPEPAVEGGHWLSAEDREWLERHVELEFFDEDEEEDIDGGAWWSTWD from the coding sequence ATGATCCACATAAACTCGCTCCCCTCTGAGGTCCTGGCCCATATCTTTGAACTTGGGACTGCTTCACCAGAAAATGACTTTGGTCAAGAAAATTTCCCTTCGCTGGTCTCTCTTGTATGTCAATCATGGCGCACACTTGCTCTTGATACGCCTACATTATGGAACAACCTTACTCTCGACTCAAAGGAATTGCCTCCGTTTACAAAAACCCGGACATATATCACTCGCTCCAAGGGTACCCCGTTGAACGTTTATCTTGATTTCTCTTCTCGCGCACAACCAGACCTCGTGAAAGCAGTCCTGGACGTAATCCTACCCGAAATTGCGCGctggcgccacctcatcaTTGTGGTGCCGAATTTTGACATTATGTACTCAGCAGTAGAAATGATAGGCGATGCATTCAAACCCTACAAAACCATGGCACCCAATCTCGAAGTTTTGAGGCTCTATGGGCCGCCCGAGTTCGACCCAACACAGCCCGAACCCCGCGATCTACCCCCGCCCATCTCCATCTTTGGACCCACTCATGTTGATCCggacgacgaagacgagtTCGACCCTACTCCCCGCTTACGTGACGTTGTGTTTTGCGGGATACCCGTCAATTGGGGGACATTCCTTCCTTCCAACCTCGAACAACTACAACTTTCCCTTCATTCAGGATCTCGTCAGCCCACGTTCACCCAATTCGCGCGCCTCGTCACTGGGTCTCCCAAGTTACATACATTGATACTCAATGCCAGTGGTCCAACGATTCTACCTCACGGCCACACCGAGCCTTTGAGAGTAGATTTACCGTATCTCAAGTCCCTGACTCTGGATTGTTTCGATCCGGAGTACGTCGAACGTCTCCTGGCTCGCGTGTGCACGCCCTCGCTTGACGAACTTTCGCTGGCTGATGCTTCAGGTGATTCAAGTAGGGTGTTCGAAATGCTTGCTATTGGGCGGGGGTCGAACACCGACGCCGTTGGTCGTAGTGTAGGCGTAGGAGCCCATAATTGGGCAGCTCAAGCATCGACGCTATCTATGGTTGCTGGATCGACGTTATCTCTCAACGGTTATCTTGGGTCAACTTTCTCCGTAGTGGGCGCAGGATCGAGTGCCTCGATCGACAGCACCTCTTCTGCATCCTCGACTGCTGCCTTTCCTCGCCTTACCACCCTCAAAATTAGTTCGGTCGAATGCACCCCGGCCGCTTTCCGCCAGTTAGTTCGCGGTCTGCCTAACCTCACCAACGTGAAGTTAGATGCACGGGACGCGGACCCGGAAGTACTCTGCACTCTGGCAGAGACCGAGAGCGACAATGAGAGCGAAATCGACCCGGAAGATATGGTGCCGCCCCGTCCCACGTTCCATCCCACGTTTCCAAACATGAGGGGATCTGCTCTCGAACGCATTTGCCCACGCCTCCAAACTATCAGCTGCACAGGCGTTCCTGGTAGAGTGATCCGTGAGTTTGTGGCTCGACGAATCAAGGCTCGTGTGCCGATCCGCAAAGTGCGAGTGTGCGTTGCTTCTAGCGGCGATGGAGATGAGGAAAACCCTGAGCCTGCGGTAGAAGGTGGACACTGGTTGAGCGCCGAGGACCGAGAGTGGCTCGAACGACACGTTGAGCTTGAATTTTTtgatgaagacgaagaagaaGATATTGACGGGGGTGCATGGTGGTCTACCTGGGATTAG
- a CDS encoding protein kinase byr2 → MHKLGVVHGDLKAPNVLVTEEGIAKLCDFGHSRFVDTVPSYTEPTDSSSTFQATTRRLNDPQSGAFFFFFKILSKLRPYHVIASEHRVSVAIIQGRTPSTRPEPPYAAGCLNDSLWAVVKACWSIDYRNRPTAALLLERIKGMIRQGLISTNAATPLRPTTDIASANVEWPESLEDYSGNIWIYRIQGDSAPTFLQTDERRRFDMVKTDDRLKRFVVKVPRLPGGLSTTSPEDDQFRQFLRIAAKERFELDHENLVDLIGLDKSYGRYPGIVLEYCPYGDLTHFHMNGTTNDTPELLVDNPEASPESDMWSFGCVAFWIYTDLHPYPNLKKEYDIVRAIESGTLPNDMDSIRNIEALGSHLKTGADSPWITNGTLSHILRCWDSQAKARPSAKDIIKHLDLLPNTGVVRWRPPSGVPDLTGPFKLRGYQHTDNPVKAQVLNAPPLASHPTRWDAPELFQDVSDSRAPFPTRYTDLWSFGSLIMFIYSCKLPYAQSELPGAIARLVSGEKPYAEDDCAYEIRSLASSLWEDIPYQRSSASKVLEMIEVL, encoded by the exons ATGCATAAGCTGGGCGTTGTACATGGCGACCTGAAAGCG CCCAACGTCCTGGTCACAGAGGAAGGCATAGCTAAACTTTGCGATTTCGGACATTCGCGTTTCGTGGATACCGTACCCTCTTATACAGAACCGACCGATTCGTCTTCCACATTTCAAGCAACCACAAG GAGGCTAAACGATCCACAATCTGgggcttttttttttttctttaaGATTCTCAGTAAACTCCGCCCGTATCATGTCATAGCCAGCGAGCATCGGGTTTCTGTGGCTATAATACAGGGGAGAACACCGAGTACACGTCCAGAGCCCCCTTACGCGGCTGGCTGTCTTAACGATAGTCTCTGGGCCGTGGTCAAAGCTTGTTGGAGCATAGACTACCGAAACCGTCCGACGGCTGCGCTTTTACTAGAGCGAATCAAGGGGATGATTCGACAAGGATTGATATCGACCAATGCTGCGACGCCACTCCGCCCGACCACTGATATCGCATCAGCAAATGTGGAGTGGCCAGAGAGCTTGGAGGATTACTCGGGAA ATATATGGAT ATACCGCATCCAAGGAGATTCGGCTCCGACTTTTCTTCAAACGGACGAACGCAGGAGATTCGATATGGTAAAAACTGATGATCGTTTAAAGAGATTTGTGGTCAAAGTTCCACGTTTACCCGGTGGGCTCTCTACCACCTCGCCTGAAGATGATCAATTCCGTCAG TTCCTTCGTATCGCAGCGAAAGAACGATTCGAACTAGACCACGAGAACTTGGTTGATTTAATTGGGCTTGATAAGAGCTACGGGAGATACCCTGGTATTGTTCTAGAGTATTGCCCCTACGGAGATCTAACCCAT TTCCATATGAACGGGACCACCAACGATAC TCCTGAGTTATTGGTGGATAATCCCGAAGCCAGTCCTGAGTCCGATATGTGGTCGTTTGGATGTGTGGCGTTCTGG ATTTACACAGATTTACACCCATATCCAAACCTGAAAAAGGAATATGATATCGTAAGAGCAATCGAAAGTGGAACGCTCCCAAATGATATGGACAGCATTCGAAATATCGAAGCTCTTGGTTCTCATCTTAAGACCGGAGCGGACTCACCTTGGATAACCAACGGTACCCTTTCTCATATCCTTCGTTGCTGGGACTCCCAAGCCAAGGCCAGGCCCTCGGCCAAGGATATCATCAAACATTTGGATCTATTGCCAAATACAGGCGTAGTGAGATGGAGGCCACCTTCGGGCGTGCCGGATCTTACCGGGCCGTTCAAACTCCGGGGG TACCAACACACAGACAACCCCGTAAAGGCTCAGGTGTTGAATGCTCCCCCTTTGGCATCCCACCCCACAAGATGGGACGCACCCGAACTCTTTCAAGACGTATCTGATTCTCGTGCGCCGTTTCCAACCCGCTATACCGATCTGTGGTCATTTGGATCATTGATTATGTTT ATTTATTCTTGTAAACTTCCTTATGCTCAGAGTGAACTCCCTGGAGCAATCGCTCGCCTCGTAAGCGGTGAAAAGCCCTACGCGGAGGACGACTGCGCCTATGAAATTAGGAGTCTGGCTAGTTCATTATGGGAGGACATTCCATATCAAAGATCCTCGGCTTCCAAAGTTCTGGAAATGATTGAGGTCTTATAA